The genomic DNA CTTGACGTCATAGGTGTTGAAACGATGCTGGCCGATGTAGGTCGTCCGCGTGAGCACCTGATGCACCGTACCTTTGCCCCAGCGCCCGCCATAGCGCGTGCGGATATTGTTGTCGTTGAGCCAGCATGTGATCGCCATGACGCCCATCGGCCCGGAGCCATCGGCGCCCTCCAGCGCCAGACGGAAAATCCGGCGCACCGTCTCGACATGGATCGGGTCGATCTCCAGCTTCTTCTTGGTCTTCGTGCCGCGCTGCTCGGCATCAACCACGCGATAGCCGATCGGCGGACGCGCGCCGTTCCAGAAACCCTGGCGGGCATTCTCGTTCATCGCCCGCAGCGTATGCTTGGCGGTCTCCTTCGACTGATATTCGTCGAACAGCGTCATGATCCTGCGCATCATCTCGCTTGCCGGATCATCGCCGAGCACCTGCGTGATCGAGACAACCCTGACACCATTCTTGGCCAGCTTGCGCAGGTAGAATTCGAACTGGAACTGGTCGCGGAAGAAGCGCGAGAAGCTGTGAACAACGACCGTGTCGAACACCGGAGGCTTTTCCAGCGCCGCATCGATCATTTCCTGAAAGGCGGGCCGGCGATCGTCGGTGCCGGAGACGCCGGGCTCTACGAACTCGGCGGCGACCTCCCAGCCTTGTGAGAGGCAATAGCTTTCAAGCTGCCGGCGCTGGTCAGGGATCGAAAGGTCATGGTCCGCCTGACGGGGAGTCGAAACACGAAGGTAGAGTGCGGCGCGGGCCATCGCCACGACAGGCGCGCCCTCTTGCTCAAGCGCAGTGACTGTCATGACGCGATACTCCTCGGTTCACGGCAGCGGACCGAACAGCGCATCCAATTCCTCGCGGAGATGACCTTCGATGACCCGCAGTTCGGCGTCGCCAATAGGGACTTGCTCGGGCCAATCATCGGTGACGACGATCTCATCGCCTTTGGCTGCCCCCAAACTCTTGGACACGCGCCGCTTCGCTTGCGGCTGCAAATAGTCGTGGAGGTCATCGAGACCTTCCGACCATCCGCGTGGCGCGCGGAACCGGCGTTTGCGAGAAAGTACCATCCGCGAAAGCTGCCAATCAACAGCCGCTCTCGCAAACAACGTATCCAAGCGAAGCGCAGATAGGGGCGAAGGGCGGCGCACGGCATCATCGCGTTCCGTGCGGCCAAGCTCATCAATCGTCCGACTCGAAACTGCGCTCCTCGCGACAATGCCAGAGGCGCAGGATGAAAATCGTCGCGTCCGCGATCTCGTAGCGCAGCTCGTAATTGCCGACGATGATGCGCCTGACCTCGCGCGGCGAATAGGCGTCCAGCTTCTCGCCAATCCGGGGATATTCGAGCAACCGATCCGGCGCGCGCGCGAGCTGCTGTACGACCCGCGCCGCTGCCTCGGGGGCGACAGGTCGCAGATGCTCGTGCAGCCGCACGAGATCTAACGATGCCTTGCCGGTCCACTTGATTCTCATGCCGAGGGCGGCGGAAGCGGGGTGTCCGTTCCGAGGCTGTCAGCCCACGCCTGAATCGCCTGATGGTCGATCACCCGTCCGGCATCGACGTCATCAAGGGCTTCGAGCGTCATCCGGTGACGTTCCTCTTCCTGATCGACCCACGCCGCCAGTGCCTGCTTCATCACCCAGCCGCGCGAGCGTTCCAGTCGCGAGGCCATCGCTTCAACCTTTTCCGCGAGCCCCAAGGGGACGTGAGCGGTCAATACCTTCGTCTCGATCGCCATGTTTATCACCTGCTATCAGTCCGATTAAAATATAATCGAAATCGGGTGAAAAGGCAAATTGAGCAAGAGGATTTGGCGCCTCCCTGCGGGACCGCCGCTCTATCTCCGCTGCGCTCCGACCGAGCCGCTGACGGGTCTCGTCCGTGCCGGTGACGATCAGCATGGCGGGTTGGCGCTGACGCGCCGGGCGGAACGCGGATTCAATTGAGCGCACTCTGCGGCGTCTATCGAAACCGACAGGGTTCGCGCGTTGCTTTGGCCGCGTTGCACTCTTGCTCTGGCCGGAGGGCACGGCGACGGCTGGCCCCCAGGTCCGCGCGCACGCCGCCGCGCCGGCCGGTCGCCGCAAGGGTGCGGCATTGATGGCGCCGCTGAGCGGCGCGGTCGCTGGGGCTCCGCCCTCATCGGCGGACCCGCTGGCGGGTCCGGCTTCCTTCCTGTTGCGGAGATCGGACCAGGGCTGCGCCGGTCCGATCGCGTTGCTGTGTCGTTGCACTCCCGCGATGGGGTGGGCGTCGCTTCCCTTTAGGCCCGCCGCGCCGGGCCGCAACGCGCGCGGGGCGCGCTTACCTCCTCTGCGTTCCGGTCCTCACGGATGCTGCCCGGCTCCGCCGGCAGGCCTGCCGGTCGCTTCTTCGCCGCCCACCCCATTCCGGGGTGAATGTGGTTTTTAGGAGAAGTGTGATGAACGCTGTTACCGAAACCGTAGTCGCCGAGCCTGTGTCGGGCGTCGAAATCTTCGTGCCGCTCGCCAAGCTCAAGAAGTCCCCGCGCAATGCCCGCAAGGTGCCGCATGGGGAGGCCGCTATCGAGGCGCTGGCCGCTTCGATCCAGCACAAGGGGCTGATCCAGAACCTTGTCGTGGAGCCGGAGGTCAAGGAGGACGGGACGCCGACCGGCAATTATCTCGTTACCGCTGGCGAGGGCCGGAGGCTGGCGATGCTGCTGCGCGCCAAGCGCAAGCAGATCAAGAAATCCGAGCCGGTGCGCTGCTGGCTGGATACGCAGAACGACCCGTCCGAGATCAGTCTGGACGAGAACGTGACCCGGACCCCGATGCACCCTGCCGACCAGTTCGAGCGCTTTCAGGAACTTTCGGAGAACAAGGGCTGGGGCGCGGAGGAAATCGGCGCGCGGTTCGGCGTGTCGGCTGGCGTGGTGAAACAGCGGCTTCGCCTTGGCGCTGTCAGCCCCAAGCTGTTGCAGGTCTATCGGGAGGACGGGCTGACCTTGGATCAGCTTATGGCCTTCGCGATCACCGAGGACCATGCCCGGCAGGAGCAGGTTTTCGAGGGGCTACATCACAACCGCGAACCGTGGATCATCCGCCGCGACATGACCGCCGCCAACGTGCCCGCCGATGATCGCCGTGCGGTGTTCGTCGGGGCCGACGCCTATGTCGAGGCGGGCGGCAATATCATCCGCGACCTGTTCAGCGAGGATCGGGGCGGGTTTTTCGAGGATGCGGGCTTGCTCGACATGCTCGCCGCCGAGAAACTGCGCGACATTGCGGGTGAGGTTCAGGCCGAGGGCTGGAAATGGGCCGAGGCGCATATCGATTATCCCCATGCCCATGGAATGCGGCGTTTCTATCCGCAGTCGGTTCCCCTGTCCGACGAGGACGAGGCGCGGCTGGAGGTGCTGTCCGCCGAGTATGACGAGCTTGCCGAAGGCTATTCGTCCTATGACGAAATGCCCGAGGACGTGGCGGCGAAGCTGGAGGCGGTGTCCGACGAAATCGACACGCTTTCGGCCAAGCGTTCGGCTTACGATGCCAATGTAATCGCACATGGCGGGGCGTTCGTCGTGTTGCACCATGACGGCAGCGTTCGGGTCGAGCGCGGTTTCGTGCGGGCAGAGGATGAGGCGCTGGCCGATCCGCAGCCGGAGCCGGAAGAAGGCGATGCGACCGAGCCGCAGACCGGCGAGAGCGAGCAGCCGGAGGACGGCGATGAGAGCGTGCAGGATGCCGACGAGGACGAGGAACCGGGCAAACCGATTTCCGACAGCCTCACCCGCGACCTGTCCGCGCATCGGACGCTTGCCTTGCGGGTGGCGCTGGCCGAGCAACCCGATACGGCGTTGATCGCGCTGACCCACACGCTGACCGCGCAACTGTTCTACAGCTATGCGGAGGCCGGTTGCCTTGAGGTTCGTCCGACCGTCACCCCCTTGGGGAGCCATGCGGACGGGATCGAGGATACGCCCTTGGCGGCGCGGGCGAGCGAGCAGCACGAAGCATGGGCCGAGCGGATGCCGCGCGACGTGGCGGACCTGTGGGCCTTCATCGTCGGGCTGACGGACGAGAAGCGGATAGCGCTGCTGGCGCATTGCGCGGCCCGCACCGTCAACGCGCTGCGTCTGCCGTGGGATCGCAAGCCCCGCTCGCTGCAAACCGCCGACAGGCTGGCGACCGCGCTGGCGCTGGACGTGGCGAAGGACTGGACGCCGACCGTGGACAGCTATCTTGGCCGTGTCACCAAAGCGCATATCGTCGAGGCCGTGACCGAAGGCGTGTCGGAAGATGCCGCCCGCCGCATCGCCGACATGAAGAAGGTAGATATGGCCGAGGTCGCCGAGCAGCTTCTGGCCGGGGCCGGCTGGCTTCCCGCGACCCTGCGGACTCCCGAACCGGAGGCGGAGCAATCCGCACCCGTCGAGGCCGAGGATGCCGGGATCGTGGACCAGCCGTCCGAAGCGGAGGATATCGACACCGAAACGGAGGACGGTGAAGCATCTTACGCGGTTGCTGCCGAGTAGCGCCATTGGACCGGGGTCGCATATGCGGCCCCGGTTCTTCCTTGTATTGCGCCAAAATCGCGGCCACGCTCCTACCGGGCGGCCGCTTCTGCTAGGCATAGCTCAATCGCCGCTCGCCGGGCATGGCCCGGCTCGCGGGTCAACGCTTGAAGTTTTATGCGTTTTGGAGAACAACCGCCGCAGGCTTACAGGCAGAGTTGTTATCGAGAATCGCGATATAAGACACCGATGTTGGGCAGTGATGCTCTCCATCTACCCCTAATGCAGCTTTACCGCTGAGCGGACGATCTGATCGAACGCATAGGAGTGCCTGTAAGCCACCTATAGGGGGGTGGGGTGTCTAGTCTGGCGAAACTACAAGCGGCGACGTCGCTCGATGATCTGGCTGCAATCCTGGGATACAAGCCCGCCGCGCTTGCCTACCTAGGCCGTGAACCCATAAAAGTGTTCAGCGGACGGTTTTCGGCCCATCCGGCAACGATATGAGATAGTCGGCTATAGCTTGGGCCGTCGCCGCTGCGGCGTCGGCGTCCACAACAGACATCCCCATGTGCTCGGAGGCTATGCCGGTGAGGTAGGCGGTAGCCTCACCCTTTGAGCCGCCGCGAGAGATCGTGCTGACGACGTGAAGCAGGTAACGATCGTATTCGTCCGCGCACCCCTCATCGGGAGAACTCCCGTTATGCGCCAGTCCGATAGGATCCCAGAACTTCCACCCGATTTCACGTAGGCGGGAGAGCTGTATCTTTGGGTAAAGGGTCATGTTCCAAGCATAGCCGAAAAATGCAGTTCTCAGCCATCTGCACTTTCCATTTTGGCTGTTTGCTGATTCAGACTTTGCATGAGCCGATACGACCTGACCGACTTCGAGTGGCGCGTGATCGAGCCGCTCCTACCCAACAAGCCGCGAGGCGTTCCGCGCGTCGATGATCGGCGCGTGCTCAATGGTATCTTCTGGGTGCTGCGTTCTGGTGCGCCGTGGCGCGATCTGCCCGAACGCTACGGCCCGCGCACTACCTGCTACAACCGCTTCGTCCGATGGCGGAAGGCCGGTGTTTGGGATCGGATGATGGATGCTATTACCGCCGCACATGATGGCGACATCCAGATGATCGACAGCACCTCCGTTCGCGCTCACCAACAGGCCGCGACGGCAAAAAGGGGGATCGAGATCATTGTCTCGGTCGCTCCCGAGGCGGCCTCACCACCAAAATCCACGCGGTCGTCGATGCGCAAGGACTCCCGATCCGGCTCGGCCTGACAGCAGGACAGGCGCACGACGGGCAGGTCGCGGGCACGCTGCTCAACCATCTTGGTCCGCACACAATCGTGCTCGCCGACAAGGCCTACGACGCTGACCGCATCCGTGAGCTAATCGAAGAGCAAGGCGCCACGCCGAACATCCCGGCCAAATCCAATCGGAAGTGGAAACCCTGCTTCAGCAAACGGCTCTACCGCGAACGTAATTTGATCGAGCGCTTCTTCTCCAAATTGAAGCACTTCCGCCGCGTCGCCACGCGATACGACAAGCTCGCCGAAAACTTCCTCGCCATGGTCCAGCTCGCATCAATGCGGCTATGGCTGCGTGCTTATGAGTCTACGGCCTAGTCTATCATCTCCCTGACGCGCAGAAATATACCGCGTTCACCATTCCAAAGCGGGATGGAACGCAGCGGCAGATTCTCGCCCCGACGCCCAAGCTGAAACTTCTGCAACGACGTCTCGCCAACGTCCTCTACCTGGCGCTGGCCGACATCGACAAGGCTGGCACACCCAGGCGCCAGCTCTCTCATGGCTTCGCCAAGCATCTGTCCATCGTGACCAACGCGGCCGTCCACAAGCGGCGGCGTTATGTGCTGAACCTAGATCTCAAGGACTTCTTCCCCTCGATCAATTTCGGCCGCGTGCGCGGCATCTTTATAAAGGACAAGCGCTTCGCCCTCGACCCCAAGGTGGCGACGCTTATCGCGCAGATTGCCTGCCACGACCATGTTCTTCCGCAGGGAAGTCCATGCTCGCCGGTCATTTCCAATATCGTCGGACACTTGCTCGACATTCGGCTGGTTCGTTTCGCCAAAGCGCAGAAATGCACCTATTCGCGCTATGCCGATGACATCACCTTTTCCACGAACGCCAAGGCATTTCCGGCCGACGTTGCCGCTCCGGTATCTGGATCGGAGCACGACTGGGCGCTGGGCGCAGCGCTGCTCAAGGAACTCAAAAAGGCGGATTTCGAGGTCAATCCGGCCAAGACTCGGATGCAATATCGCGGGTCACGACAGGTCGCGACCGGCCTGCTCGTCAACGAGAAGCCGAACGTCCGGCCTGAATACTATCGCACCGTGCGCGCGATGTGCTGGTCGCTGTTCAACAGTGGAACCTATTATCGTATGGTTCCTGCCGCGCTAGCGGGCGGGAAACCCGGCGATCCCGACGTGCAGGAACCGGCCTCCTCGCTGGCCCCGCTGCAAGGCATGCTCGGCTACATCTACCATGTGCGCAATCAGGTCGACACGCGACCTGCTGCCGAGAAGAAGAAAGAGGAGACATCGACGGCGACGCGCAAGCTCTATGTCCGCTTCCTCTTCTACCGCAACTTCGTTGTGGCTCCGAAGCCGCTCATCATTCCCGAAGGCAAGACTGATTCCATCTATCTGCGCGCGGCGATAGAGAAGCTCACCGCCTACCAACCCCGGCTCGGCGAAATGGACAAAGGTAAGTTCAAGCCCGCGCTCAAGTTCATGAATTTCTCCGCCGCAATCCATGACGTGCTTCAGATCGGCAACGGTGCGGGGGATCTGAAGCACTTCATTCGGAAATACCCCGATGCCCTCAAGCACTATCGGCACCGACCTTTGCCGAACCCGGTTATCGTCCTGATCGACAATGACGATGGCGCAAATGATATTTTCAGCGTCGCCAAAAATCTCGGCGCCCCCCACATTTCGCGGACCTCCACCGATCCATTCTATCGGCTTGCCCCCAACCTCTATCTCATCAAGACGCCGGAGATGGGTTCCAAGGGGACGAGTTGCATCGAGGATCTGTTCGAACCCGCCCTTCGAAAAACCGTCATTGACGGGAAGGTGTTTGACCCGAACAAAAAGCACGGCGAAGCCGGGAAATACGGCAAGGCCAGGTTTGCCGAGAAAGTTGTCCAGCCGCAGAAGGACAAGATCGACTTTTCCAAATTCGCGGACCTCCTAGACCGTATTGTTGCGGTCCTCGACGACTACGCCGCAAACCCGCCACCGCCCTGACATGCACGAGTACGGATTTTCTTGGATGGTCGGGAAGCTTCATCATCGCCAGCAGGCAACCATTACCGCGCGGCGTAGATGGACAGTCATCCATATTTTCGGTTCAATTCGTCGGCTCGCGCGATAGGAGGATTTCGTCAGAGGTCCGGCTAGCCTTCACCCTCGATGAGAGGGCCGATGATCCGTCTATGCATCGCGTTTCTTCATCGGCACGACCACGCGGCCTCTCGATTAGCTTGATCTAACCGGGGCCGGCTTCGCCTTGCTCGGCCTGGCGCAACGCCGCCGCGCGACTTTTTTCCGCCGCCTTCGGCTTTGCATCGCGAAACATATGTGGACGCCCCTATCGGGAGAAGATGCAGTTTTCGAGCAGGAGCAAGAAACGGTCGGGTGCTTCCATATGTCCGGCCTCTGCGAGGCGGCGCATCTGGCCGCGGGCCCTGATGAAGTCCGCGGATCCTGGTCCCTATCAAAAAAACGCGCTCGGATGGCGCAGCTTCGCGAACGGGTTGTCCTGATCCAGCGGATTGACCGACTTGCATCATACTCTCTGGTGCCCCCTCCCGAACTGTTGTGAGGCTCAGCCTCGAAAGGCGATCAGATCGCGGCCGGCGCCGGCGTCACGATGCTGTTGCTGAAGGCGCGCTTGCGCATGAGCACCGCCCACGCGATGCGCGCCAGCTTGTTGGCCAGCGCTACGGTGACGAGCCTCGCCGGCTTCTTCTCCAGCAGCCCGCGCACCCAGTCGAGGAGCGGTCCCGGGCAGTTAATCCGTGCCGATCGAATGATCGCGGTCGAACCGACCACCAGCAGGGTGCGCAGATATTTGTTGCCGGCCTTGGTGATCCTGCCGAGCCGCTCCTTGTTGCCGGACGAGCTCTGTCGTGGCGTCAGCCCGAGCCATGCCGCCATGCCGCGACCGGAGTCGAACTGCGCGGCATCGTTGATTGTGGCGGCCAGCGCCGTCGCCGTCACCAAGCCGATACCGGGGATCGTGGCGAGCCGGCGGCTGTCCTCGTTGGCGCGATGCCAGGCGAGCATCTCGGCATCGAGCGTCGCGATCTGCTCTTCAAGCGCTTCGAGCTGGCCGATGTGCACCGCGACCACCGCACGGGCATAGGCCGGGATCGTCTCGGCCGACCGTGAACCATGAACACGCTCGATCAGCTCGGGCAGCCGCTTGATCCCCTTGGGTACGATGATGCCCAGCTCGGCCATGTGCGCCCTCAGCGCGTTGACGATCATCGTCCGGTGCTTGACCAGCATCATCCGCGTCTTGTGCAGCATGAGGGCCTCCTGCTGCTCGACCGTCTTGACCGGAACGAAGCGCATCGTCGGCCGCGTGACGGCTTCGCAGATCGCCTCGGCATCGAGCGCGTCGTTCTTCCCGCGCTTCAGATACGGCTTCACATAGACCGGCGGCATCAACTTCACCTCATGCCCAAGCTCTTCGAGCTGGCGCGCCCAATGATGCGCGGTGGAGCACGCCTCGATGCCGACGAGGCAAGGCGGAAGGCCTGCAAAGAACGGCACCACCTCATCCCGGCGTATCTTCTTGCGATTTACTACCTTGCCCTCCGAGTCGACCACGTGGGCCTGAAAGACGTTCTTTGCGATATCGAATCCGACCGTAAGAAATGTAGACATACAAAGCTCCTGCTCGAAAAGAGGCTTTGCCCAACCTGCCATAAATGTCCGGCTGGGTGGGGCGTCCACATCATCAAAAAAAGCCGCGCGTCGCCATCCTCCGCTGCGCTCCGGCCGCAAGCGGTGCGCGTCCGATCATCCCCGCTTCACCGATCGCCATCGAGGCCGCGGCGGTCGTGGCCCGAGCGAGAGAAAGGAACTTCGACATGGCGACCATCGGCACCTTCACCCAAGCGGCCAACGGTTCTTTCGCCGGAACCATCAAGACCCTCACCCTCAACGCCAAGGCGACCCTTCGCCCGGTCGAAAAAGAAGGCGACAAGTCTCCCGACTTCCGCCTCGCGGTCGGCTCGATCGACTGCGGCGCGGGATGGCAGAAGACCAGCCGCGAAAAGCGCGACTACATCTCGGTCAAGCTGGACGATCCGAGCTTCCCGGCACCGATCTACGCCACCCTGAGCGAGACCGACACCGCCGGCGAATATGCGATGATCTGGTCCCGCTGACCCGAGACGGCGCCCCGCTCCCATCGGAGCGGGGCGCCTTCGTGTGTTTGTCTCCCCCCTGACAATGCGGACGGGCCATGAGGCCCGGCGTTGTGGTGAGGTGCTTGGGGCGCTGCCCCTGGCGCCCTTCGGATCGGCTTCCGCCCAGCTTCCTCCACGCGGCGAACCGCGTTCCGTGCAGCCGGTTCCCCGCGAAGCCGCCCGCTCCGGTTGCACCCCCGGTCTCGCCGACGGGCAGGGTTTCAGCGCGGCGCTCCGCTGCGCGGAAACCCAAGCCCAAGGAGTTCAGCCATGTATCATCAGCTTGCCACCCGGTTCGGCCGCAACGCCCACCAGATCAGCGGCAGGGAGCCGCTCGACAACGAGGCGCTCTATCGCCACGTCCCGTCCATCTTTGCCCGCGAGGCGCACGACAGCCGGTCGGAGCGCTACGTCTATGTCCCGACCATCGACATCGTGGAGGGATTGCGCCGGGAAGGATGGTTTCCGTTCTTCGCCGTGCAGTCCGTGCCGCGCGACGGCAGCCGCCACGGCCACGCCAAGCACATGCTGCGCCTGCGCCGTGACGACGGTATCGGCAAGCCGGAGGCTGCCGAAGTCATCATCGTCAACAGCCATGACGGGACCAGCGCCTATCAGATGTTCGCCGGAATGCTGCGCTTCGTCTGCACCAACAGCATGATCGCGGGCGAGCGGTTCGAGGAAGTCCGCGTGCCGCACAAGGGCAATATCGAGCACGACATTATCGAGGGCGTTTACACCGTTGCC from Sphingobium sp. CAP-1 includes the following:
- a CDS encoding type II toxin-antitoxin system RelE/ParE family toxin, giving the protein MRIKWTGKASLDLVRLHEHLRPVAPEAAARVVQQLARAPDRLLEYPRIGEKLDAYSPREVRRIIVGNYELRYEIADATIFILRLWHCREERSFESDD
- a CDS encoding CopG family ribbon-helix-helix protein, with the translated sequence MAIETKVLTAHVPLGLAEKVEAMASRLERSRGWVMKQALAAWVDQEEERHRMTLEALDDVDAGRVIDHQAIQAWADSLGTDTPLPPPSA
- a CDS encoding ParB/RepB/Spo0J family partition protein, translated to MNAVTETVVAEPVSGVEIFVPLAKLKKSPRNARKVPHGEAAIEALAASIQHKGLIQNLVVEPEVKEDGTPTGNYLVTAGEGRRLAMLLRAKRKQIKKSEPVRCWLDTQNDPSEISLDENVTRTPMHPADQFERFQELSENKGWGAEEIGARFGVSAGVVKQRLRLGAVSPKLLQVYREDGLTLDQLMAFAITEDHARQEQVFEGLHHNREPWIIRRDMTAANVPADDRRAVFVGADAYVEAGGNIIRDLFSEDRGGFFEDAGLLDMLAAEKLRDIAGEVQAEGWKWAEAHIDYPHAHGMRRFYPQSVPLSDEDEARLEVLSAEYDELAEGYSSYDEMPEDVAAKLEAVSDEIDTLSAKRSAYDANVIAHGGAFVVLHHDGSVRVERGFVRAEDEALADPQPEPEEGDATEPQTGESEQPEDGDESVQDADEDEEPGKPISDSLTRDLSAHRTLALRVALAEQPDTALIALTHTLTAQLFYSYAEAGCLEVRPTVTPLGSHADGIEDTPLAARASEQHEAWAERMPRDVADLWAFIVGLTDEKRIALLAHCAARTVNALRLPWDRKPRSLQTADRLATALALDVAKDWTPTVDSYLGRVTKAHIVEAVTEGVSEDAARRIADMKKVDMAEVAEQLLAGAGWLPATLRTPEPEAEQSAPVEAEDAGIVDQPSEAEDIDTETEDGEASYAVAAE
- a CDS encoding IS5 family transposase (programmed frameshift), translating into MSRYDLTDFEWRVIEPLLPNKPRGVPRVDDRRVLNGIFWVLRSGAPWRDLPERYGPRTTCYNRFVRWRKAGVWDRMMDAITAAHDGDIQMIDSTSVRAHQQAATGKKGDRDHCLGRSRGGLTTKIHAVVDAQGLPIRLGLTAGQAHDGQVAGTLLNHLGPHTIVLADKAYDADRIRELIEEQGATPNIPAKSNRKWKPCFSKRLYRERNLIERFFSKLKHFRRVATRYDKLAENFLAMVQLASMRLWLRAYESTA
- a CDS encoding retron Ec67 family RNA-directed DNA polymerase/endonuclease gives rise to the protein MPKRDGTQRQILAPTPKLKLLQRRLANVLYLALADIDKAGTPRRQLSHGFAKHLSIVTNAAVHKRRRYVLNLDLKDFFPSINFGRVRGIFIKDKRFALDPKVATLIAQIACHDHVLPQGSPCSPVISNIVGHLLDIRLVRFAKAQKCTYSRYADDITFSTNAKAFPADVAAPVSGSEHDWALGAALLKELKKADFEVNPAKTRMQYRGSRQVATGLLVNEKPNVRPEYYRTVRAMCWSLFNSGTYYRMVPAALAGGKPGDPDVQEPASSLAPLQGMLGYIYHVRNQVDTRPAAEKKKEETSTATRKLYVRFLFYRNFVVAPKPLIIPEGKTDSIYLRAAIEKLTAYQPRLGEMDKGKFKPALKFMNFSAAIHDVLQIGNGAGDLKHFIRKYPDALKHYRHRPLPNPVIVLIDNDDGANDIFSVAKNLGAPHISRTSTDPFYRLAPNLYLIKTPEMGSKGTSCIEDLFEPALRKTVIDGKVFDPNKKHGEAGKYGKARFAEKVVQPQKDKIDFSKFADLLDRIVAVLDDYAANPPPP
- a CDS encoding IS110 family transposase translates to MSTFLTVGFDIAKNVFQAHVVDSEGKVVNRKKIRRDEVVPFFAGLPPCLVGIEACSTAHHWARQLEELGHEVKLMPPVYVKPYLKRGKNDALDAEAICEAVTRPTMRFVPVKTVEQQEALMLHKTRMMLVKHRTMIVNALRAHMAELGIIVPKGIKRLPELIERVHGSRSAETIPAYARAVVAVHIGQLEALEEQIATLDAEMLAWHRANEDSRRLATIPGIGLVTATALAATINDAAQFDSGRGMAAWLGLTPRQSSSGNKERLGRITKAGNKYLRTLLVVGSTAIIRSARINCPGPLLDWVRGLLEKKPARLVTVALANKLARIAWAVLMRKRAFSNSIVTPAPAAI
- a CDS encoding DUF736 domain-containing protein, which codes for MATIGTFTQAANGSFAGTIKTLTLNAKATLRPVEKEGDKSPDFRLAVGSIDCGAGWQKTSREKRDYISVKLDDPSFPAPIYATLSETDTAGEYAMIWSR
- a CDS encoding DUF932 domain-containing protein, with the protein product MYHQLATRFGRNAHQISGREPLDNEALYRHVPSIFAREAHDSRSERYVYVPTIDIVEGLRREGWFPFFAVQSVPRDGSRHGHAKHMLRLRRDDGIGKPEAAEVIIVNSHDGTSAYQMFAGMLRFVCTNSMIAGERFEEVRVPHKGNIEHDIIEGVYTVAEDFPRLINASESMKAIRLSEDERRLLGEVSLVARYGEDESPLRPEQIIEPRRREDVSDSLWATFNVIQENVIRGGLQGRKRNAEGRIRRAQTRAINGIDQNVTLNRALWTLAEGMQRLKAA